From the genome of Candidatus Latescibacterota bacterium:
GATGAAGAGGCTCGTGGTGGGCACGAAGGAAGAAGGGCGGTAGAAATCTGCCGCCACTGGGTCATTATTAGTAGAATTCCGCTTATTACTTCTTCGCAAATCCCGTTAACCATATGAGAACAAACAAAATGCAACGATAAAAATAATTTTGTCAAAGCACTGAAATAATCCCGATATTGCTTGCTTATGACGTAGTCTCTTTGTAAGTTTCCTGTGGTCTTTGAAACCTTACCCTGAGGAGGGACGGATATGGCAGACCGCTCGTATAACGCCTTCGAGATGGCGCAGTCGCAGTTTGACAAAGTGGCTGATCAACTCGATCTCGACGAGGCCACCAGAGATCTTCTCCGTTACAACGCCCGCGAATATCATGTAAGCATTCCAGTCAGGATGGATGACGGAAGTTTCAAGGTATTCCGTGGGTTCAGAGTCCAGCACAACGATTCCAGAGGCCCCGCAAAGGGCGGAATCAGGTTTCACCCGATGGAAACGATCGATACTGTCCGTGCCCTGGCGATGTGGATGACATGGAAGACGGCCGTCGTCGACATCCCACTGGGTGGAGGCAAGGGTGGGGTTATCTGTGACCCGCACAACCTCAGTATGCGCGAGCAGGAACAGATCTGCCGCGGCTGGATACGACAGCTATCCAGAGACATGGGGCCTGTCAACGACATACCGGCTCCGGACGTGATGACAAACGCGCAGCACATGCTGTGGATGCTCGACGAATTCGAGACTCTTCGTGGCGAAAGGCTCCCCGGGTTCATCACCGGAAAACCAGTCGGAATGGGTGGTTCGCTTGGACGCACCGAAGCGACAGGGTATGGAGTGATATTCACAGTGAGAGAGGCCCTGAAAGAGCTCGACATACCGCCGGCAAAGACAACGGCCAGCATACAGGGCTTCGGCAATGTCGCTCAGTACGCGATAGAGCTGTTCAACCGGATAGGCGGCAAGGTCATATGCGTGTCCAGTTGGGACCAGAAAGACCAGACTTCATACAGCTTTAAAAAATCATCCGGAATAGATCTCGATGAGTTGAAAGGGATCACCGACCGTTTCGGGGGGATCGACAAGGGCAAGGCCGCGGAGCTCGGTTACGAAGTGCTGCCGGGCGAGGCATGGATAGAGCAGGAAGTCGATATTCTTATCCCTGCCGCTCTTGAGCA
Proteins encoded in this window:
- a CDS encoding Glu/Leu/Phe/Val dehydrogenase: MADRSYNAFEMAQSQFDKVADQLDLDEATRDLLRYNAREYHVSIPVRMDDGSFKVFRGFRVQHNDSRGPAKGGIRFHPMETIDTVRALAMWMTWKTAVVDIPLGGGKGGVICDPHNLSMREQEQICRGWIRQLSRDMGPVNDIPAPDVMTNAQHMLWMLDEFETLRGERLPGFITGKPVGMGGSLGRTEATGYGVIFTVREALKELDIPPAKTTASIQGFGNVAQYAIELFNRIGGKVICVSSWDQKDQTSYSFKKSSGIDLDELKGITDRFGGIDKGKAAELGYEVLPGEAWIEQEVDILIPAALEHQITKENVSKINDSVKIIAEGANGPTTPEADEVISKRGIFMIPDLLANAGGVTCSYFEQVQSNMNYFWDKDEVLGKLDSKMTSAFNAVSELAEKRKLYMRDAAYVIAIGRVAQASKDRGWV